The stretch of DNA TCGCCGCGTGGTTGAGCCACTCGATGGACGAGCCGCCGCCGCTGCTGTTGGTGACGCGAAGCATGCGGTGGCTGAGATTCCAGCCCATGCCGGTCACGCCGATGCCGTTGTCGCCATTGGCGGCGGCGCAGCCCGTGGCGTTGGTGCCGTGGCCGTAGATGTCGTTGATCTGCCCGCCTTGAGTCTCCCAAAGCCGATCAACGGCGTTGTAGCCTTCCTGGCGGTGCAGTTGAATGTCTTCGTGCGTGACGCGCACGCCGGTGTCGCACACGCCCACGGTCACCTCGGAGGTGCCGGTGTGGATGTCCCAGCCGGCGCAGGAGTCGAAGCGATCGACGCCGTGGTACCACTGCGAGCCGAACTGCGCATCGTTCGGGCAGTCCTGCGGGTAGACACGCCAGTTGGGCTCGACGAACTTGAACAGGCCCGAGGCGAGCAGATGGTCCGCCACGCCGTTTTCGGTAAAGCCCATCGGCAGATTGAAGATGTACTGATCCGTCTGCCAGACGTGGTTGCGCACCGCGGCGATGGCGCTGATCATGGCAAGCGCCTGGTCGTAGCGCTGCTGCGCGTCATTGACGCTCAGGCCCTGTTGCACCCAGTGCGACACGGGCCAGGGGCGGGCGATCATTGAACCTGAAAACTCCTGGTAGCCAGGCTGCTCGACGTAGCGGGCCTGGCCATGGTCGGCCCAGGCAAACGGGGTGGCGATCGAGGCGGCCAGCGCGAAACTCAGCATGTGCAGGGCTCGTGGCGTATGGGTGCGTGACATTTGCTTCTCCTCCGGGGTCGTGGGTTCTCGTTCAGGGTCGCCTTAGGCGAATGAGCCTTGAGCGGCTCTCATTCTAATGCATGGCAGCGGCGATCTGTTCCTCAATGTGGCCCAATCTCCCTGCCCATTTCACAAAACCAGCCGGGCAAAGGTCATTCAGGGCGTTTTTCTGCCGCCGAAAGCAGCGACTCGACCTCCGCACGGCGCGGCAGCGAGGGAATGGCCCCTTTGCGGCTGACGGCCGCGGCCCCCGCCGCGTTGGCCAGCGCCAGCGTCTGCTCGACGCTCAGCCCCTCGCACCAGCCCACCGCCCAGGCCCCGGCAAAGGCGTCGCCGGCCGCTGTGGTGTCGATGACCTCCACCCGCGGCGCCGGCTGCCGCGTGGTTGTCTGGCCGTCGCAGTGCACAGCGCCATCCCGGCCCAGCGTCACCACCACGTGCCCGCCCGAGAGCGAACACAGGTGCGATGCGACCTGGGCGTGCGACAGCGCCGGGTCGTGCAGATCGGAGACGATGCGGCTCTCCCCCTCGTTCACGATCAGTACATCCACGCACTCAAGCAGCGCGGCGGAAAGGCGCTGAGCGGGCGCGGCATTGAGAATAACCGGCACGTCGTGCTGCCGGGCGATCTCCGCGGCTCGCTGCACGGCAGGCAGCGGTGATTCGAGCTGCATCAGCACTGCATCGGCCTGCTCGATCACTTCGCGCGCCGCCTCGACATCGCGCGTCGTGAGCGCCATGTTCGCACCCGACGCGACCACGATGGTGTTCTGTCCCGCGGCATCGACGGTGATGACGGCAACGCCCGTGCGCTCGCCGCCGCGCGAGAGGACGTGCGCGACGTCGATCTTCTCCGAAGCGAGCAGAGCCCGCAGCTCCGCGCCCCACGCATCGCGGCCGACGCAGCCGATGAAGGTGACTTCGGCGCCGAGCCGCGCCGCGGCGACGGCTTGGTTCGCTCCCTTGCCGCCGGGAAAGGTCTGAAAGGCGCCGCCCAGCAACGTCTCGCCCGGCGCAGGAAAACGCGGCGTCGTCACGACGAGATCCATGTTGATCGAACCAAGTACGACGATGCGCGGCATGAGGCATCATATGGCCGCCGATTCAATCACCGGCGGTCTCGCCTTTGGTGCGATGCACGGTCGCCCAGATCTTGCGCTTGGCGTCGAGATCACGGTATTCCTTGCGGCCCATCACCATGTCGGCGTACACCGTCGCAATCTCGCGCGGCCGCATGCGGAACGTCACTTGCGACCATTGCAGCGGTTGACCGCGAAACTCGTAACACTGACTCGTGTTTGGATCGATGGCCCACTCCGGCGGCTCGGCGGGCGTCACGTCGAGCCAGCACGTATCTTCACCCGCCGCAACGTGCATACCGATTTCGCCCAGGAGATTCGTCTTGGCGGCGCTGGCAACGGGGCCGACGAGTTTGAGCGTAACCTCTGCCGGCTCGCCGTTGTACTCGACCAGCCGAACGACGAACGGATGCGTGCAGGCGCCTTCACTGCGCTGCGCCATTTCATGCCCAACCCAGTCAGGAAGATGTTCGCCGGACTTGCTCGACTCACGAAAGAACGCCGTGGCGAGAACGCCGGGCGCACCCTCGACGCTGAGCGGGCCGAAAGTCCGTGGCATTTCATTCGACCATGCCTCGGACACCCGTTGTACGAGCAGGTGGCTGAACGCATGAGGAGGCTCGAGTGCCGAACACAGCTGCACACGCTGCGCGTTGGTCAATCGGCCATGCGGGACAAACCGAAGCCGGCGCGTCATCATCCCCGCGCGGCAGTCGGAATTACCCTCGTCCCACGGGTCGTACGTGACCAACACCTGTCGCAGTCGGTTTTCGAGAACAAAGAACTGCTGCGCGCCGTCGTGGATGACCAGCAGGCCTCGACCACTCGCCGACCGCTTGTCAACAAAATCAACGAAACTCAGCGCTGTCAGGGCTCGCGGCAGATCCTCGAACCACTGCGGCGAGGTCATCCAGTCGCCGGTGGGGTACTTGCGACGGGCGCCGACAAAGCCTGACACGTCGTGAACAGCGCCGGGCGAGTTCGCCACCAGGCAAGCATCCTCGAACGCCACGCAATGATCGATCGACAAGGCGTTGAGCAACCCCGGATCGGGGCGAGGCACATCGAATCCCAGCGTCACGTCCACCGCATCGGCATCAACCGCAAGGTGCACGGTCGCAGTCATGCTGACTCCGCCGCGTCCCTTGCGACGAATCGTGACCATCGCACCGAATCCGGGTTCTCGCTCGATCTCGACGTCAGTCGTTTCGAACGTGCGTTCGGCCCCGTTGACGGCGGTCCGGCAGTTGAGAAGCGACTGCTCCGGTGAAACCAGCGAGCCGCGTGTACCCGGTCCTCGGAGATCGACCATGCAACCGGTTCGACGATCAACGGTGACGGCGAGTGAGCCGCGCGAGAGCGTAATCGTGTTTTTTGTTCGCTTGACGGATTCCTTCGGTTGCCGGACTGGTGCTCGTGTTGAGGAAGGCTCAACGCGAAAGCCGAACGGCGGTGTGGAGTTCGACGGGCGCTTTCGCGAACCGGCATTTCCTCCGACCGGCCAGCCCAGCAGATTCGGCGACAGGTGCGGCCCGCGCTCCCCGGCCACGCGTGATGCCAGTGCCTGAACGACTCGGCCGGGAATCGGTCGAACCAACTGTTCTGCCCGGCGCATCGACGTGAATCCGATGGACCCGCACAACCCCTCGCACTCGTGATTGTCATGATGCTGCGCGGCCAGAAGTTCGCGCCAGGCTTCGTCGAGCTCCCATGTCGGATACACGTCCCACTGTGCGTACGGCCGGCCCAGCAGGCTCGCCGTCGCCGCCAGCGATTCAGCCGCGAGGATCGATCGTTCGGCGGCGCGACTGGTGCGCGGGTGCTTGTCACCATTCTTTCCCAGCGTCATCCCGTGCCACACGTCGTCATTCGTGTAGCGGCGCAGCGGCGCCTCGGCGCTGCCGATCTTCTCGATCACCTCCGAAAGCGTACCTGGTACGATTTCAAACTCCGGATTGGCGATCAACTCCTTCAATTTCGGCAGCAGCACCTCGCTGCGGCACATCCAGTCTTTGCTCGGCATCAACTCGACCCACTGCACGATTGCCGGCTGCTCCAGATCGCGCAGCAGTTTCGATTCAAACAGCGGCGCGAAATCTTCCGGCCACTGATGCAGGTTGAGTTCGTTGCGCGGCAGCGTCGGCAGGCGCGAGCCGTCGATGCCCTCCCAGATGATCAGCGCGTGCGGCTCGCGCGGCACTTCGGGCGTGTGCCACGTCCACTGAAAGAAGAGACACGCGCCTGTGTAGCCGCATTGGCGCAGCATCTGCGGCAACTGTGGGAAAAAGTAGAACTCCTCCTCCCAGAAAGCGTGCGGCCGCACGCCCAGCAGGCGGCGCGTCGAGCGCACGCCGAAGGTGAGTTGGCGGATGTTGGACTCGCTGCCGTTGAACTGGCCGTAAGGCTGGCCATAGGAACAACCGACAGGTTCGATGATGCCCTGCGCGATCGCCCTGCGCAGTTCGGCAAGCGCTTCGGGGCACTCGGCGGCCATTTTCTCGTAGCCGACGACGTCGAAGTTGACGTTTCCCTTGACGCCGGTCTCGCGGCAGAGGTGGAGCATGTCGCGCACGCTGCCGGGCAGCACGTCGTAGCCCCACAGCCACTGCATGTCGACCCAGTGCATGTGGTTGCCGAAGGTGAAGTGAACGGGCTTGCGCATCGGCTGTTCCCGCTTACCCGCCGACTGCCGCCACAGCGCCCTTGGTCACGTCGTACCATAGCGGCGCATCGGGCCCGAGCGGCCAGCCCATCTGCATCCAGATGATGAGCAGGGTCGTCCAGACGATGGTGAACACGATGGTGTAGGGCACCATCGCGGCAATGAGCGTGCCCATGCCGCCCTTGGGCACATACTCCTTCATGAACACGAGGATGATGACGAGATAAGCATTCAGCGGCGTGATGACGTTGGTCACCGAGTCGCCGATGCGGTACGCGGCCTGGGTCAGTTCAGGAGAGATGCCCACGAGCATGAACATGGGAACGAAGATCGGCGCGAACATGGTGTACTTGGCGCTCATCGAGCCGATGAAGAGGTTGAAGAACATCACGACGAGAATGAACACGACCATCAGCATCCACGGCGCCATGTTCATCTGGCCGAGCACGGCGCCTCCCTTGTTGGCCAGCATCAACCCGAGGTTTGACTGGTTGAAGTAGGCGATAAACTGGCCGGCAAAGAAGGCGAGGACGATGATCGGCCCCATCGTGGCCATGGAATCAATGAGCATCTTCGCCGCGTCCTTGTCGCTCTTGATTGTCCCGACGGTGATTCCAAATGTGAGACCGGGGATAAGAAATCCGAGAAAGATCAGCGGCACGATGACGTC from Phycisphaerales bacterium encodes:
- the rbsK gene encoding ribokinase, translating into MPRIVVLGSINMDLVVTTPRFPAPGETLLGGAFQTFPGGKGANQAVAAARLGAEVTFIGCVGRDAWGAELRALLASEKIDVAHVLSRGGERTGVAVITVDAAGQNTIVVASGANMALTTRDVEAAREVIEQADAVLMQLESPLPAVQRAAEIARQHDVPVILNAAPAQRLSAALLECVDVLIVNEGESRIVSDLHDPALSHAQVASHLCSLSGGHVVVTLGRDGAVHCDGQTTTRQPAPRVEVIDTTAAGDAFAGAWAVGWCEGLSVEQTLALANAAGAAAVSRKGAIPSLPRRAEVESLLSAAEKRPE